A portion of the Chryseobacterium tructae genome contains these proteins:
- a CDS encoding SAM-dependent methyltransferase — MLFLLPAYLSENTSITHFAPVIKEYIMQTDYFFVENEKTARKVVKFFAPEKKQSDLKLFLLDKYTENADIKEAQQLMLKGQDFGLLSEAGLPCIADPGNLMVKWCHEKNIRVIPISGPSSIILALISSGFNGQEFTFHGYLPIDKGEKKKQMTNLEGLVQKTGYSQIFMETPYRNNQLIEDLLKFLSPNTKLCIAANINDPEHEFIKTKTIKDWQKQKPELHKVPAVFLLGK; from the coding sequence ATGCTTTTTTTACTCCCTGCCTACTTATCAGAAAATACCTCTATTACTCATTTTGCACCTGTTATTAAGGAATATATCATGCAAACGGATTACTTCTTTGTGGAAAATGAGAAAACCGCCAGAAAGGTCGTTAAATTCTTTGCTCCTGAAAAGAAACAATCAGATCTGAAACTATTTTTGTTGGATAAGTATACGGAAAATGCCGATATTAAAGAAGCTCAACAACTTATGCTGAAAGGACAGGATTTCGGATTGCTTTCAGAAGCAGGATTGCCTTGTATTGCAGATCCGGGAAACCTGATGGTAAAATGGTGTCATGAAAAAAATATCCGTGTTATTCCTATCTCAGGGCCATCATCTATTATTCTGGCTTTAATATCCAGTGGGTTTAATGGGCAGGAATTTACCTTCCATGGATACCTTCCCATCGATAAAGGAGAAAAAAAGAAGCAGATGACGAACCTTGAAGGATTGGTTCAGAAAACAGGGTATTCACAGATCTTTATGGAAACCCCATATAGAAATAATCAGCTTATTGAAGACCTTTTAAAGTTTTTATCTCCCAATACCAAGCTTTGTATCGCTGCCAATATCAATGATCCGGAACACGAATTTATCAAAACAAAAACAATAAAAGACTGGCAAAAACAAAAGCCTGAGTTGCATAAAGTTCCTGCCGTATTCTTATTAGGAAAATAA
- a CDS encoding nuclear transport factor 2 family protein, with amino-acid sequence MKKLLLLLIVSFNFSFAQTKDENEILKVMNDFMESIKTRNEAQYLSLFQEPVLWTGIYKDRTQAKRLEKNPKAEYYFADDYKAFIKGFKDDKSEEKFDNIKIVEDGAVASANFDYSFWYEGKMENWGKEIWTLMKINGIWKITSVTFSMDLAKYFPQPSLNERTKK; translated from the coding sequence ATGAAAAAACTGCTATTACTACTCATCGTAAGCTTTAATTTCTCCTTCGCTCAAACGAAAGATGAAAACGAAATCCTTAAAGTAATGAACGACTTTATGGAAAGTATTAAAACAAGAAATGAAGCTCAATACCTGTCGCTATTTCAGGAACCAGTGCTCTGGACTGGAATCTATAAAGACAGGACACAGGCGAAACGTCTGGAGAAAAATCCTAAAGCAGAATATTATTTTGCTGATGATTATAAAGCTTTCATCAAAGGCTTTAAAGACGACAAGTCTGAAGAAAAATTTGACAATATTAAAATCGTTGAAGATGGAGCGGTAGCTTCTGCCAATTTCGATTACAGTTTTTGGTATGAAGGAAAAATGGAAAACTGGGGAAAAGAAATCTGGACGCTGATGAAGATTAACGGAATTTGGAAAATAACCTCTGTAACCTTCTCCATGGATCTTGCAAAATACTTCCCACAACCATCATTAAACGAAAGAACTAAAAAATAA
- a CDS encoding low molecular weight protein-tyrosine-phosphatase, with the protein MKILMVCLGNICRSPLAEGIMKTKVPENFVVDSAGTISMHEGKHPDKRAIKTAANHHVDISKQKSRPITRADYETFDKIYCMDIDVFEDVVSKAKNEEERQKISLFLEALGDHKNAEVPDPYWGDMQDFEHVFQLLEKGCDAIRKQILIT; encoded by the coding sequence ATGAAAATCCTGATGGTTTGCCTTGGAAATATTTGCAGAAGTCCTTTAGCAGAGGGAATTATGAAAACAAAAGTGCCGGAAAATTTTGTGGTAGATTCCGCCGGAACGATTTCTATGCATGAAGGTAAACACCCTGATAAAAGAGCTATTAAAACGGCCGCCAATCATCATGTTGATATTTCCAAACAGAAATCAAGACCCATCACAAGGGCAGATTATGAAACTTTTGATAAGATCTACTGTATGGATATAGATGTGTTTGAAGATGTTGTTTCCAAAGCTAAAAATGAAGAAGAACGTCAGAAAATATCATTATTTTTAGAAGCATTAGGTGATCATAAAAATGCTGAGGTTCCGGATCCTTATTGGGGAGATATGCAAGATTTTGAACATGTTTTCCAGCTTTTGGAGAAAGGATGTGATGCCATCAGAAAGCAAATCCTAATAACATAA
- the pheA gene encoding prephenate dehydratase gives MKIAFLGPHASFTQLAAAQLFPNDELLPQASILDCFGAVESGEALKAVVPLENSIEGTVSMTLDYLYKTPSIKIEAEAVMPIAHHLMIHPENSIEEIERIYSHPQALAQSFHFLDTHYKGIPKQDISSTAAAAKFVSENKDSKIAAVANQFAANLYGLNIVNRNIQDFEQNHTRFIIISKQQNKYDNSQLETLGEKSGMLITLPEDHPGGLHQVLSVFAWRKMNLSKIESRTLKTGLGNYFFFINVEGPWEDVLHGNALKELESIKADVDFLGNYKEFLLES, from the coding sequence ATGAAGATTGCATTTTTGGGGCCTCATGCCAGCTTTACTCAACTTGCCGCTGCACAACTTTTTCCTAATGACGAGCTTTTACCACAAGCCAGCATCCTGGATTGTTTTGGTGCAGTAGAAAGCGGAGAAGCTCTCAAGGCTGTTGTTCCTTTGGAAAACTCCATAGAAGGCACTGTATCAATGACGCTGGATTATTTGTATAAGACCCCGTCTATTAAAATTGAAGCAGAGGCTGTAATGCCCATTGCTCATCACCTGATGATTCATCCTGAAAATTCTATTGAGGAAATCGAAAGGATTTATTCACACCCACAAGCGCTCGCTCAGAGTTTTCATTTTTTAGATACCCATTATAAAGGAATTCCTAAACAGGATATTTCTTCTACAGCTGCTGCTGCTAAATTTGTTTCGGAGAATAAAGATTCCAAAATAGCTGCAGTAGCCAATCAATTTGCCGCTAATTTATATGGATTAAATATCGTCAACCGCAATATTCAGGATTTTGAACAAAATCACACCCGGTTTATCATTATTTCTAAACAACAAAATAAATATGATAACAGCCAACTGGAAACATTAGGCGAGAAATCCGGGATGCTTATTACCCTTCCTGAGGATCATCCTGGAGGACTACACCAGGTTTTATCGGTTTTTGCATGGAGAAAGATGAACCTCAGCAAAATTGAATCCAGAACATTAAAGACCGGATTGGGTAATTATTTCTTTTTTATTAATGTAGAAGGCCCTTGGGAAGATGTACTTCACGGGAATGCATTAAAGGAACTTGAATCTATCAAAGCAGATGTTGATTTTCTTGGAAATTATAAAGAATTCCTTTTAGAAAGCTAA